The Candidatus Accumulibacter similis genome has a segment encoding these proteins:
- a CDS encoding SAM-dependent methyltransferase → MPEPSADARAASEALASDIAGSIAAAGGWIGLDRFMEFALYTPGLGYYGGGASKFGAAGDYVTAPELSPTFAQTLAAQLQQLQACCPAQIIEVGGGSGKLACDLLLELERQRGLPETYAILELSGELRRRQRDTIGHRVPHLLSRVRWLEELPERFSGVVLANEVLDAMPARLVRWHADGISERGVTVAGGRFAWADRPAGGPLLDRARALAAECGIGRPYLSEISLAAQAWVTQWARILDQGVLLLIDYGFPRREYYHPQRDAGTLMCHYRHHAHDDPFYLPGLQDITVHVDFTAIVESGCSEGLDLLGYTTQSAFLFNCGLTDILARTPVDDTLRYLPLANAVQKLVSPAEMGELFKVMALGKRISAPLRGFSTGDRSASL, encoded by the coding sequence CTGCCAGAACCGTCCGCCGACGCTCGGGCAGCCAGCGAAGCGCTCGCCAGCGACATTGCCGGCAGCATCGCTGCCGCCGGCGGCTGGATCGGCCTTGACCGCTTCATGGAGTTCGCGCTGTACACGCCAGGCCTGGGCTACTACGGCGGTGGGGCGAGCAAGTTTGGCGCAGCGGGCGATTACGTCACCGCCCCCGAGCTCTCGCCGACGTTCGCCCAGACGCTGGCCGCCCAGTTGCAGCAGTTGCAGGCATGTTGCCCGGCGCAGATCATAGAGGTGGGCGGCGGCAGCGGCAAGCTGGCCTGCGACCTCCTGCTCGAACTGGAACGACAGCGCGGGCTGCCCGAGACTTACGCGATTCTCGAGTTGTCGGGCGAGTTGCGTCGCCGGCAGCGTGACACCATTGGCCACCGGGTACCACACCTGCTGTCCCGCGTGCGCTGGCTCGAAGAGCTGCCGGAGCGCTTCAGCGGTGTCGTCCTGGCGAACGAGGTCCTCGACGCGATGCCGGCCCGGCTCGTCCGCTGGCACGCCGATGGCATCAGCGAACGCGGGGTCACCGTCGCCGGCGGCCGATTCGCCTGGGCCGACCGACCAGCCGGCGGCCCCCTGCTCGACCGCGCCCGGGCACTGGCCGCCGAATGCGGCATCGGCCGGCCCTACCTGAGCGAGATCTCGCTCGCTGCGCAGGCCTGGGTGACGCAGTGGGCCAGGATCCTCGATCAGGGCGTACTGCTGCTGATCGACTACGGCTTTCCGCGACGCGAGTACTACCATCCGCAGCGCGATGCCGGCACGCTGATGTGCCACTATCGCCACCACGCCCACGATGATCCGTTCTACCTGCCCGGGTTGCAGGACATCACCGTCCATGTCGACTTCACGGCGATCGTCGAGAGCGGCTGCAGCGAGGGCCTCGATCTGCTTGGCTACACCACCCAGTCCGCCTTCCTCTTCAACTGCGGCCTGACCGACATCCTCGCCCGGACACCCGTCGACGACACGCTGCGCTACCTGCCGCTGGCCAACGCGGTGCAGAAACTGGTTTCACCGGCCGAGATGGGCGAGCTGTTCAAGGTGATGGCGCTCGGCAAGCGAATCTCCGCGCCGCTGCGCGGCTTTTCCACCGGCGACCGCAGCGCAAGCCTGTGA
- a CDS encoding pteridine reductase — protein sequence MEGRTILITGAARRLGRAIAVEMHGTGANIMVHYHRAGEDAATLVAELNARRSSSAACLQADLRQIDRLPELVAATVDRFGRLDALVNNASSFFPTPLAEIDLRAWNELVGSNLQAPLFLTQAAATHLIDVSGSVVNITDIHAERPLAGYPLYCAAKAGLLGLTRALAIELAPRVRVNAVAPGPILWPESEVFGSAARAEIVASTLLNRVGCPQDVARAVHYLLAAADYVTGQVINVDGGRTAHL from the coding sequence ATGGAAGGAAGAACGATACTGATCACCGGTGCTGCGCGGCGTCTGGGCAGAGCGATCGCGGTCGAGATGCACGGGACCGGAGCCAACATCATGGTGCACTACCATCGGGCCGGGGAGGATGCAGCGACGCTCGTCGCCGAGCTGAACGCGCGGCGGTCGTCTTCGGCGGCCTGTCTGCAGGCCGACCTGCGGCAGATCGACCGCCTGCCGGAACTGGTTGCCGCGACCGTCGATCGTTTTGGTCGCCTCGATGCGCTGGTCAACAATGCCTCGAGCTTTTTCCCGACCCCCCTGGCCGAGATCGACCTGAGGGCCTGGAATGAACTCGTCGGCAGCAACCTGCAGGCGCCCCTGTTCCTGACCCAGGCGGCGGCAACGCATCTGATCGATGTGTCCGGCAGCGTCGTCAATATCACCGATATCCACGCGGAACGCCCGCTTGCCGGCTATCCGCTGTATTGTGCCGCCAAGGCAGGCCTCCTCGGGCTGACGCGGGCGCTGGCGATCGAACTGGCACCGCGGGTGCGGGTGAACGCGGTGGCGCCGGGTCCGATCCTCTGGCCCGAGAGCGAGGTCTTCGGCAGCGCAGCGCGGGCGGAAATCGTCGCCAGTACGTTGCTCAACCGCGTCGGGTGTCCGCAGGACGTTGCGCGGGCGGTACACTACCTGCTGGCTGCAGCGGACTATGTCACCGGCCAGGTGATCAACGTCGATGGCGGTCGCACCGCGCATCTTTGA
- a CDS encoding adenylate/guanylate cyclase domain-containing protein, which produces MSNSEKSASLIHAAVAGSSRLFERLGTTEATHAVERCMKRMVRGIDGFHGRLVSTARDELSALFDNANDACQAAIAMQRRVADLPPVSGIQLAIRVGVHHGAVVEHEGEVFGEAVRVAESLAGLADAGQLVVSDETQALLTPQLQLLTRRLDSRSDPELPGDGSVFELIWAEPKAAPRHPAVDKPPSARERELRLCIRYGHYVKLLDRHRPSVAMGRDAACEITVHNRRASRQHARIERRGGSFVLIDLSTNGTFVTVNGEQELFIRHEQFVLRGSGVISFAASAGSAAADIAEYEHL; this is translated from the coding sequence ATGAGCAACAGTGAAAAGAGTGCTTCGCTGATTCACGCTGCGGTTGCCGGCAGTTCGCGCCTGTTCGAACGACTGGGCACCACCGAGGCCACGCACGCGGTCGAACGCTGCATGAAGCGGATGGTTCGCGGTATCGACGGCTTTCATGGGCGACTTGTGTCGACGGCGCGCGATGAGCTGAGCGCGCTTTTCGACAACGCCAACGATGCCTGTCAGGCCGCGATCGCCATGCAGCGTCGGGTCGCCGATCTGCCGCCCGTTTCGGGAATCCAGTTGGCGATTCGCGTCGGCGTCCACCACGGCGCCGTGGTCGAGCACGAGGGCGAGGTCTTCGGTGAAGCGGTGCGTGTCGCCGAGTCGCTGGCCGGTCTGGCGGACGCCGGGCAACTCGTGGTCAGCGACGAAACGCAAGCCTTGCTGACACCGCAGCTGCAATTGCTGACGCGCCGGCTGGACAGTCGGTCGGACCCGGAACTGCCGGGCGACGGGTCGGTCTTCGAACTGATCTGGGCCGAACCCAAGGCCGCGCCGCGCCATCCAGCGGTCGACAAGCCGCCGTCGGCAAGGGAACGGGAACTGCGGTTGTGCATACGCTACGGCCACTACGTCAAACTGCTCGACCGGCACCGGCCGAGCGTGGCGATGGGTCGCGACGCCGCCTGCGAGATCACTGTGCACAACCGCCGCGCGTCGCGCCAGCATGCCCGCATCGAGCGCCGCGGCGGCAGTTTCGTTCTCATCGACCTGAGCACCAATGGCACCTTCGTGACCGTCAACGGTGAGCAGGAGTTGTTCATCCGGCACGAGCAGTTCGTCCTGCGGGGCAGCGGCGTCATCTCGTTTGCCGC
- the ttcA gene encoding tRNA 2-thiocytidine(32) synthetase TtcA: protein MAVAPRIFESLTCRRKPLVNLSNTLLRLRKRLESKAGKAIADYNMIEDGDTVLVCVSGGKDSYTLLSLLMALRERAPIAFRLIAMNLDQKQPGFPAEVLPAYLEQLGIEYRIVEQDTYSVVKTKLPAGKTTCSLCSRLRRGVIYRTAKELGANKIALGHHRDDIVHTLFLNLLFGGQLKAMPPKLLTDDGAHVVIRPLAYCAEADIARLARGMAYPIIPCNLCGAQDNLQREKIRAMMADWDRRFPGRTEAVFSALQKVVPSHLADNSLFDFRGLRPGVGPATVAGSDSAPDPQGQVDWWSVPDVLPLRVLRS, encoded by the coding sequence ATGGCGGTCGCACCGCGCATCTTTGAATCGTTGACCTGCCGGAGAAAGCCGCTCGTGAACCTGTCGAACACCCTGCTGCGCTTGAGAAAGCGCCTCGAGAGCAAGGCTGGCAAGGCGATAGCCGATTACAACATGATCGAAGACGGTGACACGGTCCTGGTCTGCGTTTCGGGCGGCAAGGATTCGTACACGCTGCTGTCGCTCCTGATGGCCCTGCGCGAGCGGGCGCCGATTGCCTTCCGTCTGATCGCCATGAACCTCGACCAGAAACAGCCCGGGTTTCCGGCCGAGGTACTGCCGGCGTATCTGGAGCAGCTCGGTATCGAGTACCGCATTGTCGAGCAGGACACCTACTCGGTGGTGAAAACCAAGCTGCCGGCGGGCAAGACGACCTGTTCGCTGTGTTCGCGCCTGCGCCGTGGCGTCATCTACCGGACCGCCAAGGAACTGGGGGCGAACAAGATCGCGCTCGGTCATCATCGCGACGACATCGTGCATACCCTCTTTCTCAACCTGCTGTTCGGCGGTCAGCTCAAGGCGATGCCCCCAAAGCTGCTCACCGACGACGGTGCGCATGTCGTCATTCGGCCACTCGCCTATTGTGCGGAAGCGGACATCGCCCGTCTTGCCCGCGGCATGGCGTACCCGATCATCCCCTGCAACCTGTGCGGCGCGCAGGACAACCTGCAGCGGGAGAAAATCCGCGCGATGATGGCTGACTGGGATCGGCGCTTTCCGGGACGCACCGAGGCGGTATTTTCGGCGCTGCAGAAGGTGGTTCCCTCACATCTGGCCGACAATTCTCTTTTCGATTTCAGGGGCTTGCGTCCCGGTGTCGGACCGGCGACAGTGGCTGGCAGCGACTCCGCTCCTGATCCACAAGGGCAGGTGGACTGGTGGTCGGTGCCCGATGTCCTGCCGCTTCGGGTGTTGCGGTCGTGA